The Brenneria rubrifaciens genome has a window encoding:
- a CDS encoding radical SAM protein, which produces MDMLKGMPDFFNMENITRLGERELDFLMINVPPVCNYDCEKCFTSAAKKNPEKFLSTKEVKYLIDAAEEKGIQCVCILGEGEPLLFIDKMVKEVNYREIIKHISEKNIITLIATNGLLLNRKIVDFFYENNVSIAISLDTLNSEEYKNFYRGSANLNKVIKNIEYARKIYRQDIKKINGNIIKRLCIHMTVTSKNYMNIPKIIELCGDDIYFDCEHIAQIGVANENPEIYEEYQSCIDACNSVKKAMVRTYVPQINGDACCYLYYGFAVTHDGEVLVDTHALDTKYRIGNIRDHSLNSLLKEARNLRDIYFEKYDCHYCIIRSNKYKKYVNEQIRIPMATL; this is translated from the coding sequence ATGGATATGTTAAAAGGAATGCCCGACTTTTTTAATATGGAAAATATTACAAGATTGGGGGAGCGAGAATTAGACTTTTTAATGATAAACGTCCCACCTGTTTGTAATTATGATTGTGAAAAGTGTTTTACTTCAGCAGCTAAGAAGAATCCAGAAAAATTTTTGAGCACAAAAGAAGTTAAATATTTAATAGACGCAGCTGAGGAAAAGGGTATACAGTGTGTCTGTATTTTAGGAGAGGGCGAGCCTCTTTTATTTATAGATAAAATGGTCAAGGAAGTTAATTACAGAGAGATAATTAAACATATAAGTGAGAAAAATATCATTACTCTTATTGCTACAAATGGATTATTGCTAAACAGAAAAATTGTTGACTTTTTTTATGAAAATAATGTTAGCATTGCCATAAGTCTAGATACATTAAATAGCGAAGAATATAAAAACTTTTATAGAGGTTCAGCAAATCTAAACAAAGTTATAAAAAATATAGAATATGCTCGCAAAATATATCGACAAGATATAAAAAAAATAAATGGAAACATTATAAAAAGGCTTTGCATTCATATGACTGTAACATCAAAAAATTATATGAATATACCTAAAATAATTGAGTTGTGCGGTGATGATATATATTTTGATTGTGAACATATAGCTCAAATTGGTGTTGCCAATGAAAATCCAGAGATCTATGAAGAATATCAATCATGTATTGATGCTTGTAATAGTGTAAAAAAAGCAATGGTGAGAACTTATGTACCCCAAATTAATGGGGACGCATGTTGCTATCTTTATTATGGCTTTGCTGTTACTCATGATGGTGAAGTTCTTGTAGATACACACGCTCTTGATACAAAATATCGAATCGGAAATATAAGGGATCACAGTTTAAATAGTTTATTAAAAGAAGCAAGAAATCTGAGAGATATATACTTTGAAAAGTATGATTGTCATTACTGTATCATTAGAAGTAATAAGTATAAAAAATATGTTAATGAGCAGATAAGAATACCAATGGCAACATTATAA
- the istB gene encoding IS21-like element helper ATPase IstB: MNELETLLGRLKMEHLGYHVESLLEQAAKKELNYREFLCMALQQEWNGRHQRGMESRLKQARFPWVKTLEQFDFGFQPGIDRKVVRELAGLAFVERSENVILLGPPGVGKTHLAVALGVKAADAGHRVLFMPLDKLIATLMKAKQENRLEKQLQQLGYARVLILDEIGYLPMTREEASLFFRLLNRRYEKASIVLTSNKGFADWGEMFGDNVLATAILDRLLHHSTTLNIKGESYRLKEKRKAGVLAKNATPISDDEMAESGQH, translated from the coding sequence ATGAATGAACTGGAGACACTGCTGGGTCGTCTTAAAATGGAACATCTGGGCTACCACGTCGAAAGTCTGCTGGAGCAGGCGGCCAAAAAAGAGCTGAACTACCGCGAGTTCCTGTGCATGGCGCTGCAGCAGGAATGGAACGGGAGGCATCAGCGCGGTATGGAGTCCCGGCTGAAACAGGCCCGCTTCCCGTGGGTCAAAACGCTGGAGCAGTTCGACTTCGGCTTCCAGCCTGGAATCGATCGTAAGGTCGTCCGGGAGCTGGCCGGGTTGGCGTTCGTGGAGCGCAGCGAGAACGTGATCCTGCTGGGGCCGCCAGGTGTGGGTAAAACGCACCTGGCAGTCGCACTGGGGGTAAAAGCGGCTGACGCTGGTCACCGGGTACTGTTCATGCCACTGGATAAGCTGATCGCCACACTCATGAAGGCAAAGCAGGAAAACCGGCTGGAAAAACAGCTACAGCAGCTGGGTTACGCCCGGGTACTGATACTGGATGAGATAGGCTATCTGCCGATGACCCGTGAGGAAGCCAGTCTGTTCTTCCGGTTGCTGAACCGTAGATATGAGAAAGCGAGCATCGTGCTGACGTCAAATAAAGGGTTCGCCGACTGGGGAGAGATGTTCGGCGATAACGTGCTGGCAACGGCAATCCTGGATCGGTTGCTACACCACTCAACCACACTGAACATCAAAGGAGAAAGCTACCGGTTAAAGGAAAAACGCAAAGCGGGAGTGCTGGCAAAAAACGCCACGCCAATCAGTGATGATGAAATGGCGGAAAGCGGACAACATTAA
- the istA gene encoding IS21 family transposase, which translates to MLSREDFYMIKQMRQQGAYIVDIATQVGCSERTVRRYLKYPEPPARKTRHKMAKLRPFMDYIDMRLAENVWNGEVILAEIKAMGYTGGRSMLRYYIQPKRKMRPSKKTVRFETQPGYQLQHDWGEVEAEVAGQRCRINFAVNTLGFSRRFHVFAAPKQDAEHTYESLVRAFRYFGGSVKTVLVDNQKAAVLKNNNGKVVFNSGFLLLADHYGFLPRACRPRRARTKGKVERMVKYLKENFFVRYRRFDSFAHVNQLLEQWMADVADRWELRQFRQTPEQRFTQEQEHLQPLPGTDFDTSYFDIRHVSWDGYIEVGGNRYSVPESLCGQPVSIRISLDDELRIYSNEQQVASHRLCSVASGWQTVPEHHAPLWQQVSQVSQVSQVEHRPLSAYEELL; encoded by the coding sequence ATGCTGAGCAGAGAGGACTTTTACATGATAAAGCAAATGCGCCAGCAGGGCGCGTATATTGTCGATATTGCCACTCAGGTTGGTTGCTCTGAGCGGACTGTCAGACGGTACCTGAAATACCCGGAACCTCCGGCCAGAAAAACACGCCACAAAATGGCCAAACTCAGACCGTTCATGGACTATATCGACATGCGTCTGGCAGAGAACGTCTGGAACGGCGAGGTCATCCTCGCGGAAATCAAAGCGATGGGGTATACCGGTGGACGCTCCATGTTGCGTTACTACATCCAGCCCAAACGTAAGATGCGGCCATCGAAGAAAACGGTTCGCTTCGAAACTCAGCCCGGTTACCAGCTCCAGCATGACTGGGGGGAAGTTGAGGCTGAGGTTGCCGGGCAACGATGCAGGATTAACTTCGCTGTTAACACGCTGGGGTTCTCACGTCGCTTCCATGTCTTCGCGGCACCAAAGCAGGATGCTGAACATACCTATGAGTCACTGGTCCGCGCCTTCCGCTACTTCGGCGGCAGCGTGAAAACCGTGCTGGTCGATAACCAGAAAGCCGCAGTGCTGAAAAATAACAACGGGAAGGTGGTGTTCAACTCCGGGTTCCTGCTGCTGGCTGATCACTATGGCTTCCTACCACGGGCCTGCCGTCCACGAAGGGCCAGAACCAAAGGTAAGGTGGAACGGATGGTGAAATACCTCAAGGAGAACTTCTTCGTCCGGTATCGCCGGTTCGACAGCTTCGCCCATGTTAATCAGCTACTGGAGCAGTGGATGGCTGACGTTGCCGACAGGTGGGAACTTCGCCAGTTCAGGCAGACACCGGAACAGCGCTTCACGCAGGAACAGGAGCATCTGCAGCCGCTGCCGGGTACGGACTTCGATACCAGCTACTTCGACATCCGTCATGTCTCCTGGGATGGCTATATCGAGGTTGGCGGGAACCGTTACAGCGTGCCGGAAAGCTTGTGTGGCCAGCCGGTCTCAATACGGATCTCGCTGGATGATGAACTGCGGATCTACAGTAATGAGCAGCAGGTAGCATCGCACCGTCTCTGTTCGGTTGCATCCGGCTGGCAGACCGTGCCGGAGCATCACGCCCCGCTCTGGCAGCAGGTCAGTCAGGTCAGTCAGGTCAGTCAGGTGGAACATAGGCCGTTGAGTGCGTATGAGGAGCTGTTGTGA
- a CDS encoding DUF2958 domain-containing protein, which produces MLPSCSRTCCPKARQEIYPLLVVRLFTPDAHAIRLLASLDPADGDTAHGLINIGIGMPMLGTVKLSENL; this is translated from the coding sequence ATGTTACCGTCATGCTCACGCACCTGCTGTCCAAAGGCTAGGCAAGAAATCTATCCTCTGCTCGTAGTGCGCCTGTTCACTCCAGATGCGCATGCCATCAGGCTACTGGCATCGCTCGATCCAGCCGATGGCGATACCGCCCACGGTTTGATCAACATAGGGATTGGCATGCCGATGCTGGGTACCGTGAAACTGTCGGAAAACCTGTGA